A section of the Rossellomorea marisflavi genome encodes:
- a CDS encoding TetR/AcrR family transcriptional regulator, which translates to MREEKRSRLIDAAREEFSRVSLYEASISNILKMAGIPRGSFYQYFEDKEDAFFFLVGEHARERFEHFTSLLREHKGDLFEASRELFRMVLQHSRASDQNRFMRNVLLNMNYKIEKTFTQHLTKETLDQRYAEVYHLIDRSLLNIQTREDLYHLLQINTAITFHNLVKSISDELTVEEALNKYDREIHMIRKGVSM; encoded by the coding sequence TTGCGTGAAGAGAAACGGAGCAGATTGATCGATGCTGCTCGTGAAGAGTTTTCACGGGTATCTCTTTATGAAGCGTCCATTTCAAATATCCTAAAAATGGCGGGCATACCGAGGGGAAGCTTTTATCAGTATTTTGAGGATAAGGAAGACGCATTCTTCTTCCTGGTGGGAGAACATGCAAGGGAGAGGTTCGAACACTTCACATCCTTATTGCGTGAACATAAAGGCGACCTTTTTGAAGCAAGCAGGGAATTATTCAGGATGGTCTTGCAGCATTCCAGGGCAAGTGACCAAAACCGTTTCATGCGGAATGTACTCCTGAACATGAATTATAAAATTGAAAAGACCTTTACCCAGCATTTGACCAAAGAAACGTTGGATCAGCGCTATGCAGAAGTGTATCATCTGATAGATCGCAGTCTTCTCAACATCCAGACGAGGGAGGATCTGTACCATCTCCTCCAGATCAACACTGCGATAACCTTCCATAACCTCGTGAAAAGCATATCGGATGAACTGACTGTAGAGGAAGCGCTGAATAAATATGACAGGGAGATCCACATGATAAGGAAAGGGGTTTCCATGTGA